From Glycine max cultivar Williams 82 chromosome 11, Glycine_max_v4.0, whole genome shotgun sequence, the proteins below share one genomic window:
- the LOC100790578 gene encoding Mitochondrial outer membrane protein porin 2-like gives MSKGPGLFTDIGKKSKDLLTKDYNSDQKLTISSYSISGVALTSTSVKKGGLSTGDVAALYKYKNTIIDVKLDTASTISTTLTFNDVLPSTKTIASFKLPDYNSGKLEVQYFHDHATLTTAVALKQSPVIDVSATVGTPTIALGAEAGYDTSSGGFTKYTAGISVTRPDSSASVILGDKGDSIKASYLHHLDLLKKSAAVAEITRKFSTNENIFTVGGSFAVDPLTQVKARLNNHGKLGALLQHEIIPKSVFTVSGEIDTKALDKKPRFGLAIALKP, from the exons ATGAGCAAGGGACCGGGTCTCTTTACCGATATCGGCAAAAAATCCAAAG ATCTTTTGACTAAGGACTACAACTCCGATCAGAAACTCACCATTTCCTCATACAGCATCTCCGGAGTG GCCCTCACTTCAACATCTGTCAAGAAAGGAGGACTCTCCACTGGGGATGTGGCAGCACTGTACAAGTATAAGAACACTATTATTGATGTTAAACTGGACACCGCATCAACT ATCTCCACAACCCTCACATTCAATGACGTTCTTCCATCCACCAAGACTATTGCTTCATTTAAGCTGCCTGATTATAATTCTGGCAAG TTAGAGGTTCAATACTTCCATGACCATGCTACCTTAACAACAGCTGTTGCACTGAAGCAATCCCCTGTCATTGATGTTTCTGCCACTGTTGGTACCCCAACCATTGCTTTGGGTGCTGAGGCAGGCTATGACACTTCATCTGGtggttttacaaaatacactgCTGGAATTAGTGTCACGAGACCTGATTCTTCTGCTTCAGTAATCCT TGGTGACAAGGGTGACAGCATTAAAGCATCATACCTCCATCATCTGGATCTATTGAAGAAGAGTGCCGCTGTTGCAGAGATCACTAGAAAGTTCTCAACAAATGAGAACATTTTTACAGTAGGAGGGTCTTTTGCTGTTGACCCTCTGACACAGGTCAAAGCAAGGCTCAACAATCATGGAAAGCTTGGGGCCCTCCTGCAGCATGAGATCATACCAAAGTCAGTGTTTACTGTTTCTGGTGAGATTGACACCAAGGCCCTGGATAAAAAGCCCAGGTTTGGATTGGCTATTGCCCTCAAACCTTGa